A region of Asticcacaulis excentricus DNA encodes the following proteins:
- a CDS encoding MmcQ/YjbR family DNA-binding protein, whose protein sequence is MTLDDLNRFCQSLTAATHVVQWGEHDVWKVGGKVFVIAGTQPDGHVSFSVKVSPMTFEILRDHPDCRPAPYLASRGMSWIQYYTGDQMSDEALRGLMTDSHRLVADGLSKKKQKELGL, encoded by the coding sequence ATGACCCTCGATGACCTCAATCGCTTCTGCCAGTCGCTCACCGCTGCTACCCATGTGGTGCAGTGGGGCGAACACGATGTGTGGAAGGTGGGGGGCAAGGTCTTCGTCATTGCCGGCACACAACCCGACGGGCATGTGTCGTTCAGCGTCAAGGTCTCTCCCATGACGTTTGAAATCCTGCGCGATCATCCCGATTGCCGCCCGGCTCCCTATCTGGCGTCGCGCGGCATGAGCTGGATACAGTATTATACCGGGGATCAGATGTCCGACGAGGCGTTGCGTGGTCTGATGACCGACTCGCATCGTCTGGTCGCCGACGGCCTGTCGAAAAAGAAACAGAAGGAATTAGGGCTTTGA
- the rlmJ gene encoding 23S rRNA (adenine(2030)-N(6))-methyltransferase RlmJ, whose translation MNYRHGFHAGNFADLFKHAVLLNFLRALRETGQPLQVVDSHAGAGQYDLSDPTFSRSKEAEAGIGYLLGRDVPPSLIPLSDYVWAKNRAAGFKTRIGLYPGSPLLVLDHLTAEGRYMGCELRKDDYERLRETVTPRGKARHTDGYEAAVEMAEPDKDFFLLIDPPFEQFEDYERINLCLRDVLKKQPAAKALVWLPLKDLETFDRFLRHMECELLEDQTGEGGPDIAVAELRLRPLTNPLKMNGCALVTVNAPASVVEAMRDIADDLAQVFAEPGGKASVWTLD comes from the coding sequence TTGAACTATCGCCACGGCTTCCACGCCGGGAACTTCGCCGACCTGTTCAAGCACGCGGTCCTGCTGAATTTTCTGCGCGCCCTGCGTGAGACGGGGCAACCGCTTCAGGTGGTGGATAGCCACGCCGGGGCGGGCCAATACGACCTGTCTGATCCGACCTTTTCGCGCTCCAAAGAGGCCGAGGCCGGAATCGGCTACCTGCTGGGGCGCGACGTGCCGCCAAGTCTCATCCCCCTGTCGGACTATGTGTGGGCCAAGAACCGCGCGGCCGGGTTCAAAACGCGCATCGGCCTCTATCCCGGTTCGCCGCTTCTGGTGCTCGATCATCTGACGGCGGAAGGCCGCTATATGGGCTGCGAGCTGCGCAAAGACGATTACGAGCGCTTGCGGGAGACGGTGACGCCGCGCGGTAAGGCGCGCCATACGGATGGCTACGAGGCAGCGGTCGAAATGGCCGAACCGGACAAGGATTTCTTTCTGCTGATCGACCCGCCGTTCGAGCAGTTCGAGGATTATGAGCGCATCAATCTGTGCCTGCGCGACGTGCTGAAAAAACAGCCCGCCGCCAAGGCCCTGGTGTGGTTGCCGCTGAAAGACCTTGAAACCTTCGACCGCTTCCTGCGCCATATGGAATGCGAGCTTCTGGAGGACCAGACGGGGGAGGGCGGGCCGGACATTGCCGTGGCTGAGCTGCGTTTGCGCCCGCTGACCAATCCGTTGAAGATGAATGGTTGCGCGCTGGTGACGGTCAATGCGCCGGCGTCGGTGGTCGAGGCCATGCGCGACATTGCTGACGATCTGGCTCAGGTCTTTGCCGAACCGGGCGGCAAGGCGTCGGTGTGGACGTTGGATTAA
- a CDS encoding endonuclease/exonuclease/phosphatase family protein, translating into MLVLRLFSFLSFILSLALLGMGATCLLDPQGARGYLIDIFTAPLLSVALAASFVLIQLRQRASALISLLAAGLLGVGFWPQINPPQPPTDTKATPVRLIFANLYVKNETPQRLLDWVRTENPDVVAIVEAGPLAEATLAAKLRQTYPHMARRYDTFVFSRYPLTRPRARPIGYSLLTVEVAAPAGAFHLAVAHLTRPWPFSAPGDQPRQLERLSADLRDEQPERTVLVGDFNTTPSASGLMDFSRSLGLLPAPAAVGTWPAVLPAPLRIGIDNAFAGQALSLRNRKAGPYYGSDHRPIRVDIYPAG; encoded by the coding sequence TTGCTGGTTCTCAGACTGTTTTCGTTTTTGTCCTTCATCCTTAGCCTCGCTCTGCTGGGTATGGGGGCGACGTGCCTGCTCGACCCGCAAGGCGCACGCGGCTATCTGATCGACATTTTCACCGCGCCCCTGCTCAGCGTGGCCTTAGCGGCATCCTTTGTGCTCATTCAGTTGCGTCAGCGTGCCTCGGCCCTCATCAGCCTGCTGGCGGCCGGTCTTTTGGGGGTGGGTTTCTGGCCGCAGATCAACCCGCCCCAGCCGCCAACGGACACGAAGGCGACCCCGGTGCGGCTGATCTTCGCCAACCTGTACGTCAAGAACGAGACGCCGCAGCGACTGCTCGACTGGGTCAGGACGGAAAACCCCGATGTCGTGGCCATCGTCGAAGCCGGGCCTCTGGCCGAAGCGACACTGGCCGCGAAATTGCGCCAGACCTATCCCCACATGGCCCGCCGCTACGACACCTTCGTCTTTTCGCGTTACCCGCTGACGCGCCCACGCGCCCGCCCCATTGGTTACAGCCTGCTGACCGTAGAGGTCGCGGCACCTGCCGGGGCGTTTCATCTGGCCGTGGCGCATCTGACGCGCCCGTGGCCGTTCAGCGCACCGGGCGACCAACCGCGCCAACTGGAGCGACTGAGTGCAGACCTGCGCGACGAACAGCCGGAGCGCACAGTGCTGGTCGGGGATTTCAACACCACCCCCTCAGCCTCAGGCCTTATGGATTTCAGTCGCAGTCTGGGTCTTTTGCCGGCCCCAGCGGCGGTCGGGACGTGGCCTGCGGTCCTGCCCGCCCCCTTGCGTATCGGCATCGACAATGCCTTTGCCGGTCAGGCGCTCAGCCTGCGCAATCGCAAGGCCGGCCCCTATTACGGCTCCGACCACCGTCCGATCCGGGTGGATATTTACCCCGCAGGATAA
- a CDS encoding heavy metal-binding domain-containing protein, with product MIVTTTPSVEGRSIDTYIGVVTGEAILGANIFRDLFAGIRDIIGGRSGSYEKVLRAAREAALKEMQEEAAQRGANAIVGVDLDYETVSQGTMLMVTCSGTAVVLR from the coding sequence ATGATCGTCACCACCACACCCAGCGTCGAAGGCCGGAGCATCGACACCTATATCGGCGTCGTTACGGGCGAAGCCATTCTGGGGGCCAATATCTTCCGCGATCTGTTTGCCGGTATCCGCGACATTATTGGCGGCCGTTCCGGCTCCTACGAAAAAGTGCTGCGCGCCGCCCGCGAAGCCGCCTTGAAGGAAATGCAGGAAGAAGCTGCGCAACGTGGGGCCAACGCCATTGTCGGCGTCGATCTCGACTATGAAACCGTCTCTCAGGGCACCATGCTGATGGTCACCTGTTCCGGGACCGCCGTCGTCCTGCGCTAA
- a CDS encoding DUF4112 domain-containing protein: MFVRSAYDVQKVYDSVGTIKRLSDRIIGIGPFNLIGLDGLLAWLPFPIVGAVYSFGASAYILLSGFRARISPVAWVQAAVVLALDLGISGLEEVAQLILPFFPVGAVADTLYQGHLYASHIVQKDIEKTLYIEESGRDAHASGRHKEHLATMKATKGKKRLVYLLP, translated from the coding sequence ATGTTTGTCAGGTCGGCCTATGACGTGCAGAAGGTTTATGACTCGGTTGGCACAATCAAACGCCTATCGGATCGTATTATCGGTATCGGCCCGTTCAACCTGATCGGTCTTGACGGCCTTTTGGCGTGGCTCCCGTTTCCGATCGTTGGGGCGGTCTATTCGTTCGGGGCCTCCGCCTATATTCTGCTGAGCGGGTTTCGCGCCCGCATCAGTCCAGTCGCCTGGGTGCAGGCGGCCGTTGTTCTGGCGCTCGATCTGGGGATCAGCGGACTGGAGGAGGTGGCGCAACTTATCCTCCCGTTTTTCCCGGTGGGGGCGGTGGCCGATACCCTCTATCAGGGACACCTCTACGCCTCGCACATTGTACAAAAAGATATCGAAAAAACCCTTTATATCGAAGAAAGTGGCCGTGATGCCCACGCTTCGGGCCGCCACAAAGAGCATCTGGCGACGATGAAGGCGACCAAGGGCAAGAAGCGCCTTGTCTATCTTTTGCCCTGA
- a CDS encoding DUF2793 domain-containing protein — protein MSLQNTPALGLPLLQAGQAQKHITFNESLWRLDALIQARVKSRAVATQPATPQEGDAYILPAGASGVAWDDFDAGDFAVYQGGYWDLLSLPEGALVHVADEGGFVVRVTSGWVRLQTTFDALQNLQRLGVGATADATNRLSVSSPQVLFNHAGAGCQVFVNKATSTGDAALVLQKDFSNRAIMGVLADSPDALTIKCSSDGAHFGTLLRATRSVATFCPQDEGGPAFVYMGPHQIGTPFVSGYPAMEVSEGIAGDRYAFFDFHASDAQPDHSSRFIRNPGENGDFVVSNVGTGNINLHSGGNVYLFAATVPRSVQTASAFIPNADNAYALGGASNRWSAIWAANGVLQTSDQRDKIVEATLEGPQALAFVESVNPVFFKWRCGGQAVVETGRHQVLLNPDDEGSKKTWVVDSETVAVAGKRTHAGFLAQEVRAAMSALGLDFGAWGLEDMDDPDSRQWLRPDQLIPILWAAVQSLSDRVTRLEYPTV, from the coding sequence GTGTCCCTGCAAAACACCCCCGCCCTTGGCCTGCCCCTGCTGCAAGCGGGACAGGCGCAAAAACATATCACTTTCAATGAAAGCCTGTGGCGGCTCGATGCCCTGATACAGGCGCGCGTCAAAAGCCGCGCGGTGGCCACTCAACCCGCCACGCCGCAGGAGGGCGACGCCTATATCCTGCCCGCAGGCGCATCCGGCGTGGCCTGGGATGACTTCGATGCCGGTGATTTCGCCGTCTATCAGGGTGGTTACTGGGACCTCCTCAGCCTGCCCGAAGGGGCGCTGGTGCACGTGGCCGATGAAGGCGGCTTTGTGGTCCGCGTGACGAGCGGCTGGGTGCGGCTTCAGACCACGTTTGACGCCCTGCAAAACCTTCAGCGGCTGGGCGTTGGCGCAACCGCGGATGCAACCAACCGGTTATCGGTCAGTAGCCCGCAGGTCCTGTTCAACCACGCCGGGGCGGGCTGTCAGGTCTTTGTCAATAAGGCGACCAGTACGGGGGATGCCGCCCTCGTGCTGCAAAAGGACTTTTCGAACCGCGCGATTATGGGGGTGCTGGCGGATAGCCCGGATGCCCTGACGATCAAATGTTCCAGTGACGGCGCTCATTTTGGAACCCTTCTGCGGGCCACCCGCTCGGTCGCCACCTTTTGCCCTCAGGATGAGGGGGGGCCTGCCTTTGTATATATGGGGCCTCATCAGATCGGAACGCCCTTTGTCTCAGGCTATCCCGCTATGGAGGTGTCTGAGGGTATTGCGGGCGACCGCTATGCCTTCTTTGACTTCCACGCCAGCGACGCACAGCCGGATCATTCCAGCCGTTTCATCCGCAATCCCGGTGAGAACGGTGATTTCGTTGTGTCGAACGTCGGTACAGGGAATATAAACCTGCATTCAGGCGGGAATGTATACCTGTTTGCGGCCACGGTTCCGCGCTCCGTGCAAACCGCGTCGGCCTTCATTCCCAATGCCGATAATGCCTACGCACTGGGCGGGGCCAGCAACCGCTGGTCGGCCATATGGGCAGCCAATGGCGTCCTTCAGACCTCGGATCAGCGTGACAAGATTGTTGAAGCGACGCTCGAAGGTCCGCAGGCTCTGGCCTTTGTTGAATCCGTCAATCCGGTCTTTTTCAAATGGCGGTGTGGCGGGCAGGCAGTGGTTGAAACCGGTCGCCATCAGGTCTTGCTGAACCCCGACGATGAGGGCAGCAAAAAGACCTGGGTGGTAGACTCTGAAACCGTAGCCGTAGCGGGTAAACGTACCCATGCGGGCTTTCTGGCGCAGGAGGTGCGGGCGGCGATGAGCGCGCTCGGCCTTGATTTTGGGGCGTGGGGTCTCGAAGATATGGATGACCCCGACAGTCGGCAATGGCTCAGGCCCGATCAGCTTATCCCCATTCTGTGGGCGGCGGTCCAAAGCCTCAGTGACCGCGTGACGAGGCTGGAATATCCGACGGTTTAA
- the murA gene encoding UDP-N-acetylglucosamine 1-carboxyvinyltransferase, whose product MDRIALEGGVPLKGDIPVSGAKNSAIKLMAASLLTSEPVRLTNMPRLADTRLLGRLLQRFGTQITETNGPDGHQETLLHTPEITSAFAPYDLVRQMRASFNVLGPLLARTGHAKVSLPGGCTIGARPVDLHLKALEALGAHIDMHEGYVFAQAPRGLKGAEIEFPFVSVGATEHALMAAALAHGTTVFKNAACEPEIVDLAKCLNAMGAKISGAGTPTIVVEGVTALKGTDWAVICDRIEAGTYALAGAAMPGSEVRLTKVRPELIGILLDKMREAGCEIETTADTVTIRRGQGRLKAVDITTEVYPGFATDLQAQFMALMTLAEGESTVRETIFENRFMHVPELGRLGASISVQHGGEAKVTGVEELRGAQVMATDLRASACLIIAGLAARGETVVNRVYHLDRGFENLEGKLSACGANIRRIKGNDPIEEE is encoded by the coding sequence ATGGATCGTATTGCGTTGGAAGGCGGCGTGCCGCTCAAGGGGGATATTCCCGTCAGCGGAGCCAAGAATTCCGCGATCAAGCTGATGGCGGCCTCGCTGCTGACCTCTGAGCCGGTGCGCCTGACCAATATGCCGCGTCTGGCCGATACGCGCCTGCTGGGTCGCCTGCTGCAACGCTTTGGCACGCAGATTACCGAAACCAACGGACCGGACGGGCATCAGGAAACCCTGCTGCATACGCCGGAAATCACCTCGGCCTTCGCGCCCTACGATCTGGTGCGTCAGATGCGCGCCTCGTTCAATGTGCTGGGGCCGCTTCTGGCGCGCACGGGCCATGCCAAGGTGTCACTGCCCGGCGGCTGCACCATCGGCGCGCGCCCGGTCGATCTGCACCTCAAGGCGCTGGAGGCGCTGGGGGCCCATATCGACATGCACGAAGGCTATGTCTTTGCTCAGGCACCGCGCGGCCTTAAGGGGGCGGAGATCGAATTCCCCTTCGTTTCGGTCGGCGCGACGGAGCACGCCCTGATGGCGGCGGCTCTGGCGCACGGCACGACGGTGTTCAAAAATGCGGCCTGTGAACCGGAAATCGTCGATCTGGCGAAATGTCTGAACGCCATGGGGGCGAAGATCAGCGGGGCCGGGACGCCGACCATTGTCGTCGAAGGCGTCACTGCGTTGAAGGGCACCGACTGGGCGGTCATCTGCGACCGTATCGAAGCCGGCACCTACGCGCTGGCCGGGGCGGCCATGCCGGGCAGTGAGGTGCGCCTGACGAAGGTGCGCCCGGAGCTGATCGGTATTTTGCTCGACAAGATGCGTGAGGCGGGCTGCGAGATCGAAACGACGGCCGATACAGTGACCATCCGTCGCGGCCAGGGTCGCCTGAAAGCCGTCGATATCACAACCGAAGTCTATCCGGGCTTTGCCACCGACCTTCAGGCGCAGTTTATGGCCCTGATGACTCTGGCCGAAGGCGAGTCCACGGTCCGCGAAACCATCTTTGAAAATCGCTTCATGCACGTGCCGGAACTGGGGCGCCTGGGGGCCAGTATCTCGGTCCAGCACGGCGGCGAAGCGAAGGTGACGGGCGTTGAGGAACTGCGCGGGGCGCAGGTCATGGCGACCGATCTGCGCGCTTCGGCTTGTCTGATCATCGCCGGTCTGGCGGCGCGCGGTGAGACCGTCGTCAACCGCGTCTATCACCTCGATCGCGGCTTTGAGAACCTTGAGGGCAAGCTGTCGGCCTGCGGGGCCAATATCCGCCGTATCAAGGGCAATGACCCGATTGAGGAAGAATAA